The following are encoded in a window of Callithrix jacchus isolate 240 chromosome 9, calJac240_pri, whole genome shotgun sequence genomic DNA:
- the LRCOL1 gene encoding LOW QUALITY PROTEIN: leucine-rich colipase-like protein 1 (The sequence of the model RefSeq protein was modified relative to this genomic sequence to represent the inferred CDS: inserted 1 base in 1 codon) produces the protein MAGPVWMLLLLLGSLAEDRPWKKQVYLSHKASPKPHSPSWPHPRCAVRAHLRLWGGTSTQSSPGATAASQAGRSTAICRALGCPRASLCCCVPALVGVREECRSNEECQSTCCTTDSLDPSKHCNPKTILLRCLLWRKPNGYSCFRSNYSPQKFCMPXTIFLQCVPRRKPDGDFCSSHSDRKSQCCIQLREDSPHRCIRCSVILARCLPLLSLGGRLSFLQGTTAKSHGAPATRPGPQP, from the exons ATGGCCGGCCCAGTGTggatgttgctgctgctgctggggtcCTTGGCGGAGGACAGGCCGTGGAAGAAGCAGGTGTACCTGTCCCACAAG GCCTCCCCGAAGCCACACTCACCTTCCTGGCCACACCCCCGCTGTGCTGTCCGAGCACACCTGAGGCTATGGGGTGGCACCAGCACGCAGAGCAGCCCTGGGGCCACAGCCGCCAGCCAGGCAGGAAGGAGCACGGCCAT ATGCCGGGCACTGGGCTGCCCTAGAGCTTCACTCTGCTGCTGCGTCCCTGCCCTTG TGGGCGTCAGGGAGGAATGCAGGAGCAACGAGGAGTGCCAGAGCACCTGCTGTACCACCGACAGCCTGGACCCCAGCAAGCACTGCAACCCCAAGACCATCCTACTGAGGTGCCTGCTCTGGCGGAAG CCCAATGGGTACAGCTGCTTCCGCAGCAACTATAGTCCTCAGAAGTTCTGCATGC AGACCATCTTCCTTCAGTGCGTGCCCCGGCGCAAG CCAGACGGCGACTTCTGCAGCAGCCACAGCGACCGTAAGAGCCAGTGCTGCATCCAGCTGAGGGAGGACAGTCCCCACCGCTGCATCCGCTGCTCCGTGATCCTGGCCCGGTGCCTGCCCCTGCTGAGTCTGGGTGGGAGGCTCAGCTTCCTCCAGGGCACCACAGCGAAGTCACATGGAGCGCCAGCGACCAGGCCAGGACCACAGCCGTGA